From Hippoglossus stenolepis isolate QCI-W04-F060 chromosome 6, HSTE1.2, whole genome shotgun sequence, a single genomic window includes:
- the nup210 gene encoding nuclear pore membrane glycoprotein 210 isoform X1, with amino-acid sequence MTRLCVSLLSFSFFLLLLLIISVCEVNGSSKLNIPKVLLPLTRSTRINFTLETTEGCYRWSSTRPEVASIQAVDEVSGSGCSRRAVLQALSTQPSRLTSIILAEDVVTGQVLRCDAIVDIISEIQIVSTTRELHLEDSPLALKIHALDSEGNTFSTLAGLVFDWSLVKDVDVNGFSDSYNSLRVLKFSESTYKPPGYISEMERVGKQGDIILVSGMKTGHAKLKAKIQESLYKDVGAAEVRLLILENILLSPAHDVYLLAGTSIRYKVLKIRQGSIAELSMPCDQYELHLQNSVVGPNGNPDVAVSSLDQSISTVTAIQLGHINVVLDHKSLRMQGVSRLPNSTLYVVEPGYLGFKIHPGDSWVLETGRIYDISIEVFDKSGNKIYLSDNVRIVTGFPSEYFELLDSSLNGSYHHVRALKEGLTIIDATLKSVVDESGSVHALANPVHNEQDVEIYDPIVLSPSILTFPWQPKVGAYQYTIKATGGSGNFSWSSSNKAVATVTVKGVMTTVSDIGVSVVYAHDLRNPLHFGQMKVFVVDPLAMDFAPCRVEATVGLVLDLPLRIFGLLEEAEKERVMLSDCSHFDLQVEEESQGVFELMEGRLAPGEGHCSGVRAKALAPGYTMLTVSYTHGNVHLSAKITIAAYLPLKAIDPVSVAVVTLGSSKDMLFEGGPRPWVLEPSKFFCNLAAEDEASVTLTLTSPSSHNYNQHWVRATCRVLGEQVLEVMVGNKASVTNPYPAVEPAKVKFVCAPPSRLTLVPVYTSPQLDLTCPLLQQNKQVVPVSNYRNPILDLAAFDQQGRKFDNFSSLSVLWESSKVSLASIEPTKPMELQLFKDGNTQMKLHGRQTVLVHQQTGIAAITVTALGYQVSHLAAANVPSQYDPLTPVSATLELLLVEDVKVSPDAVTIYNHPDVRASLALREGSGHFFVNTSVNGIVDVVFQEAQGAAQVSPDHPGVVKVMVHDLCLAFPAPAEATVHVSDILEVYVRVVDKVEISKSVRAYVRVLDDNKKPFPASYFHFMNLKLKAASAIVSLTPLAESAENDTAVFLVKGVSIGQTTLSAVVMDKNGRKISSLPQQIEVFPPFKLIPRKITLLIGAMMQITSEGGPQPQSNILFSISNEEIASVNGMGHVRGVAIGNVTVTGLVQAVDAESGKLVVVSQDQVEVEVVLLTGIRIRTPITRMKTGAQMPVYVMGLTNSLTPFSFGNALPGLTFHWSTTKRDILDVQSRHIEANVELQSEHNFGMRVTGRTRGRTGLKVVLRVTDPMAGQLFGKLHELRDEIQIQVYDKLHMLNPEVEAGEYLMAPNSILKLQTNRDGVGALSYRMLNSPDQLVTAQVDDQGFLSSGSLTGISSLMVTSQEIFGVNQTLILAVKVVPVSYVRFSTSPMLYTHTGESLKAFPLGVILTFIVHFHASTGEALHSSSSHLTFSTNRDDLVQVGVGPSNHTLTVRTVSVGLTLLAVWDSENMGVADYVPLAVQHAIYPQEAQRLVVGDVVCFAAQLTSPDGAHGTWSSSANGVLQVDPRSGAAVARDSGTVTVYYEIPGVLKTYREIIVEAATRTSATAQPAPVRNGKETKVLLNTRDSGTNLIGTCSPAQTGAIPQLQPETLVSCHLSFTSDAIDFPANDVFNTHISFDPSIGLYACSVTLQPMSDQQTRVLSMSMTNLLVKAGLEGSAFSGEQVSARLSMEPGLYSDQTELLLSNLHPSAELTVYGPTATLSNMEVVSTSPNIAVQETEVHQDFPSFSKFTVGAVDPQAAVSASISISSASSGQSLLIPVTLIHVSDPSVALQAAAAPVVSFEGGDHSLHSFINCYQMIFFTLFALMAGTAIIIIVLHTVFSPKEQTYNPAFIQRTPPPNSGFNTPVGNSFNHTLHRTDPNSSPRSRLYSPDYKS; translated from the exons ATGACTCGGTTGTGTGTGTCGCTGctgtccttctccttcttcttattattattattaataataagtgtgtgtgaagtgaacGGTAGCTCCAAGTTGAACATCCCCAAAGTGCTGCTGCCGCTCACCAGGAGCACGAGAATCAACTTCACCCTGGAAACCACTGAAGGCTGCTACAGATG GTCATCTACGAGGCCAGAGGTGGCCAGTATCCAGGCTGTGGATGAGGTGAGCGGCAGCGGCTGCTCCAGGAGAGCTGTTCTCCAGGCTCTCTCCACGCAGCCCTCCAGACTGACCAGCATCATTCTGGCTGAAGATGTCG TTACAGGACAAGTGCTGCGCTGTGATGCTATCGTCGACATCATCAGTGAGATCCAAATAGTATCGACCACCCGAGAACTCCATCTCGAGGACTCACCACTGGCTCTCAAAAtacatgcactggactctgaAG GAAACACCTTCAGCACTCTCGCAGGTCTAGTATTTGACTGGAGCTTAGTGAAAGATGTAGATGTGAATGGATTCTCTGACTCTTACAATTCATTACG gGTACTTAAATTCTCTGAGTCCACGTACAAGCCCCCTGGTTACATATCTGAAATGGAGCGTGTTGGGAAACAGGGCGATATTATTTTGGTGTCAGGAATGAAAACAGGACATGCTAAGTTGAAAGCCAAAATACAAGAGTCATTATACAAG GATGTGGGTGCTGCAGAGGTGCGACTGCTGATTTTAGAGAACATCCTGCTGAGCCCTGCTCATGACGTCTACTTGTTGGCGGGAACTTCCATCCGATACAAAGTCTTGAAGATAAGACAGGGCTCCATCGCAG AGCTCTCCATGCCTTGTGATCAGTATGAGCTGCACCTGCAGAACAGTGTGGTCGGCCCTAATGGAAACCCAGATGTTGCTGTGTCCAGTCTGGATCAGAGCATCTCCACAGTCACAGCCATTCAGCTGGGGCACATCAACGTGGTGCTGGATCATAAGA GCCTTCGGATGCAAGGAGTGTCCCGCCTACCCAACAGCACTCTGTATGTGGTAGAACCAGGCTACctag gTTTTAAAATTCATCCTGGAGACAGCTGGGTTCTGGAAACAGGCCGAATATATGATATCTCCATCGAAGTGTTTGATAAGTCTGGCAACAAAATTTACCTCTCTGAT AATGTCCGTATTGTCACTGGCTTTCCTTCGGAGTACTTTGAACTTCTGGACTCGTCTCTGAATGGATCATACCATCATGTCCGAGCGCTCAAAGAAGGCCTCACTATCATTGATGCAACCCTAAAATCTGTTGTGGATGAA AGTGGAAGTGTCCACGCTCTCGCCAACCCGGTCCACAACGAACAGGATGTGGAGATCTATGACCCTATAGTTCTGAGTCCCAGTATTCTCACATTTCCATGGCAGCCCAAGGTTGGAGCATACCAGTACACAATCAAG GCGACGGGAGGCAGTGGAAACTTTAGCTGGTCTTCCTCTAATAAAGCTGTCGCCACAGTGACCGTGAAAGGAGTGATGACAACAGTCAGTGACATTGGTGTGAGTGTAGTTTACGCTCATGATCTACGCAACCCACTACACTTTGGCCAAATGAAG gTATTTGTTGTTGACCCTTTGGCCATGGACTTCGCTCCCTGCCGAGTCGAGGCCACAGTGGGTCTGGTTCTGGATCTGCCTCTCAGAATTTTCGGGCTGCTGGAGGAGGCCGAGAAAGAGCGGGTTATGTTGAGCGACTGCTCCCACTTTGACCTGCAGGTTGAGGAGGAGAGCCAGGGAGTCTTTGAGCTGATGGAGG GGAGGTTGGCCCCAGGCGAGGGCCACTGCAGTGGGGTGAGAGCCAAGGCCCTGGCCCCTGGGTATACCATGCTTACTGTCAGCTACACCCATGGCAACGTTCACCTCAGTGCCAAGATCACCATTGCTGCCTATCTTCCTCTCAAA GCTATTGACCCTGTATCTGTTGCTGTGGTGACTCTGGGATCATCTAAAGACATGTTGTTCGAGGGCGGGCCACGCCCTTGGGTTTTAGAGCCCTCAAAGTTCTTCTGCAACTTGGCTGCTGAGGATGAGGCCAGTGTGACCCTGACTCTGACCAGTCCTTCATCTCACAACTATAACCAGCACTGGGTCAGAGCAACATGCAGGGTCCTGGGAGAGCAG GTGCTGGAGGTGATGGTCGGGAACAAGGCCAGTGTAACCAATCCTTATCCCGCTGTGGAGCCGGCAAAGGTCAAGTTTGTATGTGCTCCTCCGTCTCGCCTCACCTTGGTCCCGGTGTATACCAGCCCCCAGCTGGACCTGACCTGCccgctgctgcagcagaacaaacaagTG GTCCCTGTGTCAAATTACCGTAACCCCATTTTGGACTTGGCTGCTTTTGATCAACAAGGAAGGAAGTTTGACAACTTCAGCTCTCTGAGCGTGTTGTGGGAATCGTCTAAGGTGTCGCTGGCCAGCATTGAACCCACCAAGCCTATGGAGCTTCAGCTGTTCAAGGATGGCAACACACAGATGAAACTTCATG GACGTCAGACAGTTCTTGTCCATCAGCAGACCGGCATTGCTGCTATTACAGTGACAGCTCTGGGTTACCAGGTTTCACATCTTGCTGCAGCCAATGTTCCCAGTCAA TATGACCCCTTGACCCCTGTCTCTGCCACTTTGGAGCTCCTGTTAGTTGAAGATGTGAAAGTTTCTCCAGATGCAGTGACGATATACAACCACCCGGATGTGCGG GCGAGTCTTGCCCTGCGAGAGGGTTCAGGACACTTTTTTGTCAATACCAGTGTTAATGGTATTGTGGATGTGGTCTTCCAAGAAGCCCAAGGAGCAGCTCAG GTCTCTCCCGATCACCCAGGTGTGGTGAAGGTGATGGTTCACGACCTTTGTCTGGCTTTTCCAGCACCTGCCGAAGCCACAGTACACGTTTCTGACATCCTGGAGGTTTATGTGAGAGTGGTTGACAAG GTGGAGATTAGCAAATCTGTGAGAGCGTATGTCAGAGTCTTGGACGATAACAAGAAGCCCTTCCCGGCCAGCTATTTCCATTTCATGAATCTAAAACTCAAGGCTGCTTCTGCGATAGTTTCTTTAAC tcCATTAGCAGAGTCTGCAGAGAACGATACAGCCGTCTTCCTGGTAAAAGGTGTTTCTATTGGTCAGACCACTCTGTCGGCTGTTGTCATGGATAAAAATGGGAGAAAAATATCATCCCTGCCTCAGCAAATTGAG GTATTCCCACCATTCAAACTCATCCCAAGGAAAATCACTCTGCTAATTGGAGCAATGATGCAG ATCACATCTGAGGGAGGCCCTCAGCCTCAGTCCAATATCCTCTTCTCAATTTCCAATGAAGAGATAGCTTCTGTTAACGGCATGGGCCATGTCAGGGGAGTTGCCATTGGTAACGTCACTGTGACTGGACTGGTCCAAGCTGTTGATGCCGAAAGTGGGAAGCTAGTTGTTGTGTCtcag gATCAAGTGGAAGTTGAGGTTGTGCTTCTGACAGGCATTCGAATCAGAACACCCATCACAAGAATGAAGACAGGAGCACAG atgCCTGTATATGTGATGGGTCTGACCAATAGTCTAACACCCTTCTCCTTCGGCAATGCTTTACCTGGGCTGACATTCCACTGGTCCACCACCAAGAGAGACATCCTGGATGTGCAGTCGAGACACATTGAG GCTAACGTGGAGCTCCAGTCAGAACACAACTTTGGCATGAGGGTGACTGGAAGAACTAGAGGGAGGACAGGGCTGAAGGTGGTGCTCAGAGTTACTGACCCAATGGCTGGGCAGCTGTTTGGGAAGCTTCACGAGCTCAGAGATGAAATCCAGATCCAG GTCTATGATAAGCTGCACATGCTTAACCCTGAAGTCGAGGCTGGGGAGTATCTAATGGCTCCGAACTCTATCCTCAAACtccaaacaaacag GGATGGTGTGGGTGCACTCTCTTATCGAATGCTGAACTCCCCCGACCAGCTTGTTACGGCTCAAGTGGATGATCAGGGctttctctcctctggctctctgACTGGTATCTCCTCTCTGATGGTCACATCGCAGGAGATCTTTGGCGTCAATCAAACTCTCATCCTTGCTGTGAAG gtGGTGCCTGTGTCCTACGTGCGCTTCAGTACCAGTCCAATGCTCTACACGCACACGGGAGAGAGCCTGAAAGCCTTTCCTCTGGGCGTAATACTCACCTTCATTGTCCATTTTCATGCCAGCACTGGAGAGGCCCTGCACAGCTCCAGCTCTCACCTTACGTTTTCCACAAACAG AGATGACCTGGTGCAGGTTGGGGTTGGGCCCAGTAACCACACACTGACAGTGCGAACTGTCAGCGTCGGCCTCACCCTCCTCGCAGTGTGGGACAGTGAAAACATGGGAGTCGCAGACTACGTTCCACTTGCTGTACAGCATGCTATTTATCCACAGGAGGCCCAGAGACTGGTGGTGGGAGATGTAGTTTGCTTTGCCGCCCAGTTAACCAGCCCAGATG GTGCTCACGGTACTTGGAGCTCCTCAGCTAATGGTGTTCTTCAGGTGGATCCGAGAAGTGGTGCAGCTGTAGCCAGAGACTCTGGGACAGTCACCGTGTACTATGAAATACCTGGTGTTTTGAAAACCTACAGAGAG ATAATAGTGGAGGCAGCAACGAGAACGTCGGCCACGGCACAGCCTGCACCCGTCAGGAACGGCAAGGAGACAAAGGTCTTACTCAACACCAGAGACAGTGGAACCAACCTCATCG GAACCTGTTCCCCTGCCCAGACTGGCGCTATTCCTcaactgcagccagaaacttTAGTCAGCTGCCATCTCAGCTTCACCAGCGACGCCATCGACTTCCCTGCTAACGATGtcttcaacacacacatcagctttGACCCCAGCATCG GCCTCTATGCATGTTCCGTGACCTTGCAGCCAATGTCTGACCAGCAGACCCGTGTGCTCAGCATGTCCATGACGAACCTGCTGGTGAAAGCAGGGCTAGAGGGCAGTGCTTTCTCTGGGGAACAAGTCAGTGCCAGACTGTCCATGGAGCCGGGCCTCTACTCAGACCagactgagctgctgctctcaaACCTGCACCCATCAGCTGAGCTCACAGTCTACGGCCCCACTGCCACCCTTTCCAACATGGAG GTAGTGTCTACTTCTCCCAACATTGCTGTCCAAGAGACGGAGGTTCATCAAGACTTTCCCAGTTTCTCCAAGTTCACCGTCGGTGCCGTGGATCCTCAGGCAGCAGTGTCTGCCTCGATTTCCATAAGCAGCGCTTCATCAGGCCAGAGTCTCCTGATCCCAGTCACTTTGATTCACGTGTCGGATCCCAGCGTTGCACTGCAAG cagctgctgctccagttgTTAGCTTTGAGGGAGGGGACCACTCCCTGCACAGCTTCATAAACTGCTACCAGATGATCTTCTTCACCCTGTTCGCTCTGATGGCTGGTActgccatcatcatcatcg TGCTCCACACAGTGTTCTCCCCAAAGGAACAAACTTATAACCCCGCTTTCATCCAGAGGACGCCACCACCCAACTCAG gtTTCAACACTCCAGTAGGAAATTCCTTCAACCACACGTTACACAGGACTGACCCGAACAGCAGCCCCAGGTCGCGGCTCTATTCTCCAGACTACAAGTCGTGA